In Episyrphus balteatus chromosome 4, idEpiBalt1.1, whole genome shotgun sequence, the sequence ttttgccctttttcactatttttattttttttttttgttgagctacaaaaataatttgttacACCCTGTTCAATTGAAATATCTCTAACGCCATCTACCGGAAAAATATTCTACTACAAATGTATCCgttcattttttgacatttcaccttcataaaaaaaaaatacccacacAAATAAGTGCACTCAGTTCAGTTGCCAAATAAAAAATACGATGGATACTTCTGTTTTTGTgaaactattttataaattgttcattaaaattaaataataaaaaaacatctaatTTACGTGTCCATTTATTGTAGTTTTATAGTTCAACAAAAAACATTACTAATAGCCAAAAGAACGTAGAACAATAATTGAGTTCACATCAAAATCACAAAGAAAGAATACACACCATCtacatattttgtattttgtttggtttaGGGGTGATGTTCTTTGgaacaagtttttctttttcagacCCACAAATTCCGTCACCCGCAACAATTCCAACATGACAAACTAAAAATCATCAAATCCATTAAGCGAAAttagtttgatttaaatttgcaaaccatttttgaaaaaaaaaacctttcccCATTACCATCATGGAGAATAACAATACATTGGAAGCAAAATATCGAAAGTTAGCAAGTGAATACTCgaaggtatttttttcttttttttttatcttttaatcttTACTTGTGTATACGCCCtgtgaataaaaaacaacaatatgTCGTAATGTTATCATCATTTACAGCTTCGAGCTCAAGCTAGTGTATTAAAAACGGCTGTAATCGAAGAGCAGACCAAAAGTTCTACTTTAAGGGAAACTCTGCGACAAAAAGAAACTTCTCTGCGGCGATCAGAACATGAAGTTGACAGCTTGGGTTTTCGCAATAAACAATTGGAGCGACGGGTTGCTTCTCTGCAAGAGGATATTGCCTCAAAAGAGAATCGAAAGTCCAACAAGAACCAAAAGTCTGATGCTACCAACAATGGTAAGACTAAATCGAGTTCATCGGCCGGCGGCGGCAGTGGTGCCGGTCAAGATACAACCGGTTCTAGATTCGCCGATTACTTTGATAACACTCAGGAGGTTTTAATATTCGAAGAGTTGCAAAAGAAAATCCTCGAAAATGCCGAACTTACTTCATCGGTATGAAAATGTTTATATTTCGTCGGcggaaaacaaaattgttctaagtcacaaaaaacaaattttacaggggacgattttaTAGTTTCAAATTGATTGAAAGCGATATTCTTTTGCTCGTCCTtaattcaagttatgttttttataaagtttggtCTTCCCTTTTGAATAATTCAATTAGTAAAAACatactattttttaatatttttaaaaactaaaaatgcaaaattcctatacaagtacgcactttcattaaattaaaagtggacttagaacaaaatatgatgggacttagaacaattaaGAATAAGTACTCGGGTCTCATTTTCAGAATGCTTTgtacctgtttttattgttcgatGTCCCATTAAACTATATTATCgactgaaaaatttttttagacaaaaacgttttttaaattcggaaagagcaccctcaaattagtaaagttgcatcattatctcattttcggtaaaaagtagacttagaacaattttgctttccgccgaCGATTTGGGAATTTGTATATATTTGAGGATAACTTTTTTACAGATTGATGATAAAAATCAAGAACTTCAAATGCACGCTGAACGAATATATGATTTGGAAAAACAATTGGAAAAACGAACAACAGAAAATATGGAAATCGAAAGACGACTACGTAAGGAAATCGATTCGTTGCAAGCTAGAATCTCAGAGTTGGAAACTAAACTTGTTGAAGCAGCCAGTATGGTATGGGAGTTGcatatcgctcatttacttgaacactgtcataactaaaaaaaaaactgttttttttttttttcaaaaaacgagtTTTAATTTAGTATCGATCCATTTTTGTATGTTAAAAGTcagtttctaaaacaaaactagtGCCTCTTCTTggtcaatttttaaagttctttgTTCCAATAACTTCTGCATTACTAACTCAAAACTCgtaatttttgagttatgacagtatttaaatacataaatgagcgatttttagtttcttttttttttaatacttttattttatttttcaagattGGTAGTGAAGATGCATTAAGTGCATCTGGCAGTGATAACACCACTCCACTGCATACAACAACCAATTCCTCAACAACTAGTGAAGATCGAATTGCttatttggaaaaagaagtCTCACATTGGCGAACACAATATGAGATTTCGCGAATAAGTGATTCTTTGCCACATGAAATGTCTCGTTTAtgcaaagaaaaacaacaacatcaatATAATGGACCATTGGTAGTGCCGGGTAGTTGCTGTAGTACAGCAGCAACTGGATTGTCTGTGATTGCAGCtaatgctgctgctgctggaaGTGATAATAATAAAGGGTAAGATAATATttgtatttacttttttacttaaaGTTGCGGTCATAGTCCAGGGTGAATCGAATATATAAAAACCCTATtccaaatgaatttttttctatttcagttTGCAAAATGATAATAACTtaacaacaacagcaacgaCAACAATCAAGGAACAACTCATATTCAATAACTTTTCGAAAAAGTTTGAAGATCTTCTAAAGACCAAATGTATGTCGGAATCACGTCTGGCATCATATCAAGTAGAAGCTGATCATTTGCATAattgtctagaaaattctaCCCAAGAACTCAAAGATAAAGAAACCGAGTTATTGATTGCAGGACAAACAATACAAACACTCGAAGAAGAtttggtaaaataaaaatagtgcacattttataataaattaaattaataaataaaatattatattttaggctaCAACCCGTGTCAACTATGAGGAACAAATCAGTGTCCTTACAGAGCAAGTTATAAGTCTGAGCGAACAGCTGGCTTcgtgtaaataaattaaataaaataaagcaaaattctcattattattttcttatacataattataaataaatttataatttttctttaaattaaaaaaaaacttaaatgtgtgaaaagaaatacaaaaaaaaataaagttaaaagttgAAGCAAATTGTTGTGCGaaatttaaa encodes:
- the LOC129917799 gene encoding protein phosphatase 1 regulatory subunit 21, producing the protein MENNNTLEAKYRKLASEYSKLRAQASVLKTAVIEEQTKSSTLRETLRQKETSLRRSEHEVDSLGFRNKQLERRVASLQEDIASKENRKSNKNQKSDATNNGKTKSSSSAGGGSGAGQDTTGSRFADYFDNTQEVLIFEELQKKILENAELTSSIDDKNQELQMHAERIYDLEKQLEKRTTENMEIERRLRKEIDSLQARISELETKLVEAASMIGSEDALSASGSDNTTPLHTTTNSSTTSEDRIAYLEKEVSHWRTQYEISRISDSLPHEMSRLCKEKQQHQYNGPLVVPGSCCSTAATGLSVIAANAAAAGSDNNKGLQNDNNLTTTATTTIKEQLIFNNFSKKFEDLLKTKCMSESRLASYQVEADHLHNCLENSTQELKDKETELLIAGQTIQTLEEDLATTRVNYEEQISVLTEQVISLSEQLASCK